TGGTCCCACCACATCACTCGCCAGTAGTACTCCCTGCTGCTCTCCAGCGGCGGCCCACCGTACACGGCGAAGTTCTCATCGCTGCTCACAACGCCGCTGTCCCAAACGTCTCCAACACCCCTCTCCGCCAGCTCCCGGCTGCTCGACACGATGACGCGGTAGGCCTTCTGCCTAGCCCCCCGCTTCGGGTGGTGGAGGAGCCAAGTGAACCGCAGCCTCGTATCGGGATCGACTCCGACGGGGTCTACGGCGTACTCGCACCTGAGATCGAACGGAGGTGGAACATCCATTCCCACCACCTACAAGCCAAGTTCACCGATCAACCTCTCGAGGAAGGCTCTCCCCCTCCTTAGAGAATCAACAACGTTGCGCCCCGTTTCATCCTCGAGCGCTAGCCAGCCGGTGAAGCCAGCGTTCCCGAGGGCGAGGAGGTAGTCGCGCCACGGCACAAGCCCCTCGCCCACTGTCGCGCTCCCCGTCTGGGGGTTGTGGTCCTTCGCGTGGGTGTGGACAATCCACGGGCCGAGGAGCTCGACACCCCTCACAACCTCCTCCGCACCGAAGCGCAGGAGGTTCGCTGGATCGTAGTTCACCCTGACAGCTGGGCTTCCCAGATCCTCGAGGAACCGCCTCAGGGCGTGGGCTGGCTCCATGCCGGTCTCGATGCAGAAGAAGGACCCTACATTCTCGGCGCACTTCGCGACCTCGAGCACGGCGTTCTTCACCAGCTTGTACGTTGGGTCGGTTCGGTCCTCGGGTATGACGCCCGGATGCGTCGTGACGATGGGGGCTCCCATCTCCGCAGCCATCTCGAGGACCCTGCAGGTCTTCTTCACGCGCTCCTCAAGGCCGTCGGGATCGTCGAAGCCGCCGAACCTCCGCTTGCTGCTCAGCTGCGCGCAGAAGCCGGTGATTTTCAGCCCGTAAGACTCGACGAGCTCGACCACTCTCTTCCTGCACTCCCTGCCGCAGCGGTCCGGGTCGAGAAGGCAGGGCCTCCGCTGCCACCAGCTGCTGGGCCAGGGGCCGTAATCGACGGCCCACAACTGGACACCCTCGACGCCAATCTCCCTAGCGGTGGCGAGCTGCTTCTCGAGAGAGCCCCAATCGGACGTGAGGCCCAGCGACCAGATCGTTACCCCGATCCTCAAGCGCGCCACTGATTGACGTCGAAAGGGGCGTAAAAATAGCTGCTCCCGCAGCCACACTGGGCTAGATCAGCTCCGATGGGATGTTGTCGGGCGAGTAGGCCACTT
This sequence is a window from Thermofilaceae archaeon. Protein-coding genes within it:
- a CDS encoding sugar phosphate isomerase/epimerase family protein encodes the protein MARLRIGVTIWSLGLTSDWGSLEKQLATAREIGVEGVQLWAVDYGPWPSSWWQRRPCLLDPDRCGRECRKRVVELVESYGLKITGFCAQLSSKRRFGGFDDPDGLEERVKKTCRVLEMAAEMGAPIVTTHPGVIPEDRTDPTYKLVKNAVLEVAKCAENVGSFFCIETGMEPAHALRRFLEDLGSPAVRVNYDPANLLRFGAEEVVRGVELLGPWIVHTHAKDHNPQTGSATVGEGLVPWRDYLLALGNAGFTGWLALEDETGRNVVDSLRRGRAFLERLIGELGL